One Cupriavidus taiwanensis DNA window includes the following coding sequences:
- a CDS encoding TonB-dependent siderophore receptor — protein MPLHPTLRAKPRFARSALVTPRGLSLTTLVLSLQAGGVFAQSGEAAAPATPTAAAAAELPAVTVRATSDDETATGPVHGFVAKRSATATKTDTPVMETPQSITVITRDRMEAQGAQTVQQAIGYSAGVYAGPFGNDARGDWGKFRGTDFTQYRDGLLNQVGFYNNVRPDVYALERIDVLRGPSSMLFGQGAVGGILNLVSKRPQPEAAREIGVQFGNYNRKQVQADLTGPLDADGKWLYRLVALARDSDTQVDYVQDNRYLLAPSLTWRPSQDTSLTLLANFQRDVSGTSVGFFPWRGTLYPNPGGQIPDHLFISEPGFDRYTAEQQSVGYEFQHKFNDTVTVRQNLRYSHSSVDYRSIYARFNDANRGWVPGSNTLLNRTVYVNQPTLNSFAVDTQAQTNFRTGPVQHTLLTGVDYQHAEITGNTGVGGSAAPLDVFNPVYGNFTAPGTRALSPATQAQTGLYVQDQLAWNKWLLMLGLRYDWSRAAQDNTPSASRDDSELTKRAGLMYRSDIGLNPYVSYSESFQGLAGFNKANQAFKPLRGSQWEAGIKYQPPGKNATLTIAAFDMREKNRKTAGVVNGIPDSVQVGEARTRGIEVEALASLTNRLDLIATYTYLDARVIDGSAAEVGKKLASTPSNMASLWANYRFKLFGMPGFVAGGGLRYVGPSYDGTDQNRVGGVTLYDAMIAYDHGPLRVALNANNLFDKQFLTTCLARGDCYFGARRTVVGSVTYRF, from the coding sequence ATGCCTCTGCACCCGACCTTGCGGGCGAAGCCACGCTTTGCCCGCTCCGCGCTGGTTACCCCGCGCGGCCTTTCCCTGACCACCCTTGTGCTGAGCCTGCAAGCCGGCGGCGTGTTTGCGCAGTCCGGCGAGGCCGCGGCGCCTGCCACGCCGACGGCCGCGGCCGCGGCAGAGCTGCCTGCGGTCACGGTCCGCGCGACCAGCGACGATGAAACCGCAACCGGCCCGGTCCATGGCTTTGTGGCGAAACGCAGCGCCACCGCCACCAAGACCGACACGCCGGTGATGGAGACGCCCCAGTCGATCACCGTCATCACGCGCGACCGCATGGAGGCGCAGGGCGCGCAGACCGTGCAGCAGGCCATCGGCTATAGCGCCGGGGTCTACGCCGGTCCCTTCGGCAATGACGCGCGCGGTGACTGGGGCAAGTTCCGTGGCACGGATTTCACGCAGTATCGCGATGGCCTGCTGAACCAGGTCGGCTTCTACAACAACGTGCGCCCCGACGTGTACGCGCTGGAGCGCATCGACGTGCTGCGCGGGCCTTCGTCGATGCTGTTCGGGCAGGGCGCGGTCGGCGGCATCCTGAACCTGGTCAGCAAGCGCCCGCAGCCGGAAGCGGCGCGCGAGATCGGCGTGCAGTTCGGCAACTACAACCGCAAGCAGGTGCAGGCCGACCTGACCGGGCCGCTCGATGCGGACGGCAAGTGGCTGTACCGCCTGGTGGCGCTGGCGCGCGACAGCGACACGCAGGTGGACTACGTGCAGGACAACCGCTACCTGCTGGCGCCCTCGCTGACATGGCGGCCGAGCCAGGACACTTCGCTGACGCTGCTGGCCAACTTCCAGCGCGATGTCAGCGGGACCTCGGTCGGCTTCTTCCCGTGGCGTGGCACGCTGTATCCGAACCCGGGCGGGCAGATTCCCGACCACCTGTTCATCAGCGAACCCGGCTTCGACCGCTATACCGCGGAGCAGCAGTCGGTCGGCTACGAGTTCCAGCACAAGTTCAACGACACCGTGACGGTGCGGCAGAACCTGCGTTACTCGCACAGTTCGGTGGATTACCGCAGCATTTACGCGCGATTCAACGATGCCAATCGTGGCTGGGTACCCGGCAGCAACACGCTGCTGAACCGCACCGTCTACGTGAACCAGCCGACGCTGAATTCCTTTGCGGTGGACACGCAGGCGCAGACCAACTTCCGCACCGGCCCGGTCCAGCACACGCTGCTGACGGGCGTTGATTACCAGCACGCCGAAATCACCGGAAACACCGGGGTAGGTGGTTCCGCCGCGCCGCTCGATGTGTTCAACCCGGTCTACGGCAATTTCACTGCGCCGGGCACGCGCGCGCTGAGCCCCGCCACGCAGGCGCAGACCGGCCTGTACGTGCAGGACCAGCTGGCCTGGAACAAGTGGCTGCTGATGCTGGGGCTGCGCTATGACTGGTCGCGCGCCGCGCAGGACAACACGCCTTCGGCCAGCCGCGACGACAGCGAGCTGACCAAGCGCGCCGGCCTGATGTACCGCTCGGACATCGGCCTGAACCCGTACGTCAGCTACTCCGAGTCGTTCCAGGGGCTGGCCGGGTTCAACAAGGCCAACCAGGCCTTCAAGCCGCTGCGCGGTTCGCAGTGGGAGGCCGGTATCAAGTACCAGCCGCCGGGCAAGAACGCCACGCTGACCATCGCGGCGTTCGACATGCGCGAGAAGAACCGCAAGACCGCGGGCGTGGTCAACGGCATTCCGGATTCGGTGCAGGTGGGCGAGGCGCGCACGCGCGGCATCGAGGTGGAGGCACTGGCTTCGCTGACCAACCGGCTGGACCTGATCGCGACCTACACCTACCTGGATGCGCGCGTGATCGACGGCAGCGCGGCCGAGGTCGGCAAGAAGCTGGCGAGCACGCCGTCGAACATGGCATCGCTGTGGGCCAACTATCGCTTCAAGCTGTTCGGGATGCCGGGCTTCGTCGCGGGCGGCGGGCTGCGCTATGTCGGACCCAGCTATGACGGCACCGACCAGAACCGGGTGGGCGGCGTGACGCTGTACGACGCGATGATCGCCTATGACCATGGTCCGCTGCGGGTCGCGCTGAATGCCAACAACCTGTTCGACAAGCAGTTCCTGACCACCTGCCTCGCGCGCGGCGACTGCTACTTCGGCGCGCGCCGCACAGTGGTGGGCAGTGTCACCTATCGCTTCTGA
- a CDS encoding SOS response-associated peptidase yields the protein MCTNYAPVQRRILREIFGVEPPPGVYKAETYPDYAAPIVRADDDGTRSAGLASFGMVPRARIAPGARRYDTTNARSETVGERPAFARYWRQGQLCLIPATAFYEFAYPDNEADLAGPGGAPGKPVRWRVWLPGEPAFGIAGLWRGWPDQALSFTMLTVNSAQHPVLQRFHKPGDEKRAVVVVPRTQWDDWLTCRDPELARTFLRLLPPDAMQAEPAPKVQGAPIPDAD from the coding sequence ATGTGTACCAACTACGCCCCGGTCCAGCGCCGCATCCTGCGTGAAATCTTCGGCGTGGAGCCGCCACCGGGCGTGTACAAGGCCGAGACCTACCCCGACTATGCAGCCCCGATCGTGCGCGCCGATGACGACGGTACCCGCAGCGCCGGCCTGGCCTCGTTCGGCATGGTGCCGCGCGCGCGCATTGCACCGGGCGCACGGCGCTACGACACCACCAATGCCCGCAGCGAAACGGTGGGCGAGCGCCCCGCCTTCGCGCGCTACTGGCGCCAGGGCCAGCTCTGCCTGATACCGGCCACGGCGTTCTACGAGTTTGCGTACCCCGACAATGAGGCGGACCTTGCGGGGCCAGGCGGCGCGCCGGGCAAGCCGGTGCGCTGGCGCGTCTGGCTGCCCGGCGAGCCGGCCTTCGGCATTGCCGGGCTGTGGCGCGGCTGGCCGGACCAGGCGCTGTCCTTCACCATGCTGACCGTCAACTCGGCGCAGCATCCGGTGCTGCAGCGCTTCCACAAGCCTGGCGACGAAAAGCGCGCCGTGGTGGTCGTGCCGCGCACGCAGTGGGACGACTGGCTCACGTGCCGGGATCCCGAGCTTGCGCGCACCTTCCTCAGGCTGCTGCCGCCAGACGCCATGCAGGCGGAGCCGGCACCCAAAGTGCAGGGAGCGCCGATTCCCGACGCGGACTAG
- a CDS encoding AMP-binding protein, producing MRDYAQAFDGFSYDDAVARQLHGSLAALNACVECCDRHAQPGRIALNWEGRNGDARSWTFAELQALSAQFAGFLQAQGVQPGDRVAGLLPRNAELLVTILGTWRAGAAYQPLFTAFGPKAIEHRLNASGAKVVVTDTANRPKLDEVAGCPAIVTVTGPQGSAEQHALNAGDFSFWAELARRPASFAPVMRRGDDPFLMMFTSGTTGPAKPLLVPLKAIAAFAGYMRDAIDLRDDDAFWNLADPGWAYGLYYAVTGPLSLGHATTFYDGPFNVDSTCRVIRKYGITNLAGSPTAYRLLIAAGEAVSGPLRGQLRVVSSAGEPLNPEVIRWFASELGVTIHDHYGQTELGMVLCNHHALAHPVRLGAAGFASPGHRVVVVDEALRELPPGQPGTLALDLKRSPMCWFGGYHGTPTSAFAGDYYLTGDSAELNDDGSISFIGRADDVITTSGYRVGPFDVESALIEHPAVVEAAVIGKPDPERTELIKAFVVLDPHYQGSPELAETLRLHVRQRLAAHAYPREIEFVAELPKTPSGKVQRFILRNQEVARARQAAGA from the coding sequence ATGCGCGACTACGCCCAAGCTTTCGACGGATTTTCCTATGACGACGCCGTGGCCCGGCAACTGCACGGCAGCCTGGCGGCACTGAACGCCTGCGTCGAATGCTGCGACCGGCACGCGCAGCCCGGCCGGATTGCGCTGAACTGGGAAGGGCGCAACGGCGATGCGCGCAGCTGGACCTTCGCCGAGCTGCAGGCGCTGTCGGCGCAGTTCGCCGGCTTCCTGCAGGCGCAGGGCGTGCAGCCGGGCGACCGTGTCGCGGGCCTGCTGCCGCGCAACGCGGAACTGCTGGTGACGATCCTCGGCACGTGGCGCGCCGGCGCGGCGTACCAGCCGCTGTTCACCGCCTTTGGGCCCAAGGCTATCGAGCACCGCCTCAATGCGTCGGGCGCGAAGGTGGTGGTGACCGATACCGCCAACCGGCCCAAGCTGGACGAGGTGGCCGGCTGTCCCGCCATCGTCACCGTGACCGGCCCCCAGGGCAGCGCGGAGCAGCACGCGCTGAACGCGGGCGACTTCAGCTTCTGGGCCGAGCTGGCACGCCGGCCGGCATCGTTCGCGCCGGTGATGCGGCGCGGCGACGATCCCTTCCTGATGATGTTCACCTCCGGCACCACCGGCCCGGCCAAGCCGCTGCTGGTGCCGCTGAAGGCCATTGCGGCGTTTGCGGGCTATATGCGCGACGCGATCGACCTGCGCGACGACGACGCGTTCTGGAACCTGGCCGATCCGGGCTGGGCCTACGGCCTGTACTACGCCGTCACCGGCCCGCTGTCGCTGGGCCATGCCACCACGTTCTACGATGGCCCGTTCAATGTGGACAGCACCTGCCGCGTGATCCGCAAGTACGGCATCACCAACCTGGCCGGCTCGCCCACGGCCTACCGGCTGCTGATCGCGGCGGGCGAAGCCGTGTCCGGCCCGCTGCGCGGGCAGCTGCGCGTGGTCAGCAGCGCCGGCGAGCCGCTCAACCCGGAAGTGATCCGCTGGTTCGCCAGCGAGCTGGGCGTGACCATCCACGACCACTATGGCCAGACCGAACTGGGCATGGTGCTGTGCAACCACCACGCCCTGGCCCATCCGGTGCGCCTGGGCGCGGCGGGCTTTGCCAGCCCGGGGCACCGCGTGGTGGTGGTCGACGAGGCGCTGCGCGAACTGCCGCCCGGCCAGCCGGGCACGCTGGCGCTGGACCTGAAGCGCTCGCCGATGTGCTGGTTCGGCGGCTACCACGGCACGCCCACCAGCGCCTTTGCCGGCGACTACTACCTGACCGGCGATTCCGCCGAGCTCAACGACGACGGCAGCATCAGCTTTATCGGCCGCGCCGACGACGTCATCACGACTTCCGGCTACCGGGTGGGACCGTTCGACGTGGAAAGCGCGCTGATCGAGCACCCGGCGGTGGTCGAGGCCGCGGTGATCGGCAAGCCGGATCCCGAGCGCACCGAACTGATCAAGGCCTTCGTGGTGCTGGACCCGCACTACCAGGGCTCGCCCGAGCTGGCCGAGACGCTGCGCCTGCACGTGCGCCAGCGCCTGGCCGCCCACGCCTATCCGCGCGAGATCGAGTTCGTCGCCGAGCTGCCCAAGACCCCCAGCGGCAAGGTCCAGCGCTTTATCCTGCGCAACCAGGAAGTGGCGCGCGCACGGCAGGCGGCCGGCGCCTGA
- a CDS encoding BON domain-containing protein has protein sequence MQSSEAVLTQARAALAHVPYQGHVLHPTIQLRLSDGALILEGEVADIVDKTRAAATLRRVDGVTSVIDHLRVANGGAPVGDGELRDAVCERLLNAVEFRNCKICARVKGKPEAMREPVNERNGWIEVAVQDGVVTLWGQVISLSHMRLAGVLAWWSGGCRCVVNELVVAPAEIDRDDEITEALMLVLETDPFVDAGQISARTQDRVVTLEGCVNNERTRRQAERDAWYVQGVEDVVNHISLRA, from the coding sequence ATGCAGAGTAGCGAAGCGGTGCTGACGCAGGCGCGCGCAGCCCTGGCCCATGTGCCCTATCAGGGCCATGTCCTCCATCCCACCATCCAGTTGCGGCTCTCGGACGGGGCGCTGATCCTCGAAGGCGAAGTGGCCGATATCGTCGACAAGACCCGGGCCGCGGCGACGCTGCGGCGCGTGGACGGCGTCACCAGCGTGATCGACCACCTGCGCGTGGCCAACGGCGGCGCCCCGGTGGGCGACGGCGAACTGCGCGACGCGGTGTGCGAGCGGCTGCTCAATGCCGTCGAGTTCCGCAATTGCAAGATTTGCGCACGCGTCAAGGGCAAGCCGGAGGCCATGCGCGAGCCGGTGAACGAACGCAACGGGTGGATCGAAGTCGCGGTGCAGGACGGCGTGGTGACGCTGTGGGGGCAGGTGATCAGCCTGTCGCACATGCGCCTGGCCGGGGTGCTGGCGTGGTGGTCGGGCGGTTGCCGCTGCGTGGTCAATGAACTGGTCGTGGCACCCGCCGAGATCGACCGCGACGATGAAATCACCGAGGCGCTGATGCTGGTGCTGGAGACCGACCCCTTCGTCGATGCGGGACAGATCAGCGCGCGGACCCAGGACCGCGTGGTGACGCTGGAGGGGTGCGTCAACAACGAGCGCACGCGCCGCCAGGCCGAGCGCGATGCGTGGTACGTGCAGGGCGTGGAGGACGTGGTCAACCACATCTCGCTGCGCGCCTGA
- a CDS encoding GlxA family transcriptional regulator: MPAPAAAIAPSSQNVPLHVRLLWLPQAMPGSLFTTLDVLRTVAGVASLQRPGAAPTLSWQLCRANGRTLATELPGLASSTRRVRAPGSRTLLVIPALLASNAPQLGELALRDAAALRLVERHARAGGWIAACASGMVLPLQLGLLDGASVGAPWMFQSWMMREYPRCDLGSDAAMSVHGQVFSCVAPALQVEFMLRVLGHLHDPDLAQAASQLMLFQPERQRSVPALVSQRWLGRTADSPVYRAIQWLREHVSEPYRLAAVAQAAAVSERTLLRHFRQVTGMTPLDYLHTLRVERARMLLEVTLHGTHAIAEACGYSDAAAFRRLFQRSAGMSMSDYRARFALRARRRYWRMEDTVAQRGAHR; this comes from the coding sequence ATGCCAGCCCCCGCCGCCGCCATCGCGCCCTCGTCGCAAAACGTCCCGCTGCACGTGCGCCTGCTGTGGCTGCCGCAGGCCATGCCCGGCAGCCTGTTCACCACGCTCGACGTGCTGCGCACCGTGGCCGGCGTGGCCAGCCTGCAGCGCCCGGGCGCCGCGCCGACGCTGAGCTGGCAACTGTGCCGCGCCAACGGCCGCACGCTGGCCACCGAGCTGCCAGGGCTGGCGTCGTCGACGCGGCGCGTGCGGGCGCCGGGCAGCCGCACGCTGCTGGTCATCCCCGCGCTGCTGGCCAGCAATGCGCCGCAGCTGGGCGAGCTGGCGCTGCGCGATGCCGCGGCGCTGCGCCTGGTGGAGCGCCATGCGCGCGCCGGCGGCTGGATCGCCGCGTGTGCGTCGGGGATGGTGCTGCCGCTGCAGCTGGGCCTGCTGGATGGCGCCAGCGTGGGAGCGCCGTGGATGTTCCAGAGCTGGATGATGCGCGAGTACCCGCGCTGCGACCTGGGCAGCGACGCGGCCATGAGCGTGCACGGGCAAGTGTTTTCGTGCGTGGCGCCCGCGCTGCAGGTGGAATTCATGCTGCGCGTGCTGGGCCACCTGCACGATCCCGACCTGGCGCAGGCGGCCTCGCAACTGATGCTGTTCCAGCCCGAGCGCCAGCGCAGCGTGCCGGCGCTGGTGTCGCAGCGCTGGCTCGGCCGCACCGCCGACAGCCCGGTCTACCGCGCCATCCAATGGCTGCGCGAGCATGTATCGGAGCCCTACCGGCTGGCCGCGGTGGCGCAGGCGGCGGCGGTCAGCGAACGCACGCTGCTGCGGCATTTCCGCCAGGTCACCGGCATGACGCCGCTGGACTACCTGCACACGCTGCGCGTGGAGCGCGCCCGCATGCTGCTGGAAGTGACGCTGCACGGCACCCATGCCATCGCCGAGGCCTGCGGCTACAGCGACGCCGCCGCGTTCCGCCGGCTGTTCCAGCGCAGCGCGGGCATGTCGATGTCGGACTACCGCGCCCGCTTTGCCTTGCGGGCGCGGCGGCGCTACTGGCGCATGGAAGACACCGTCGCGCAGCGCGGCGCGCACCGGTAG
- a CDS encoding M20/M25/M40 family metallo-hydrolase — protein sequence MPLSVRHVAVAAALTLAGAGTLASAAQPDAALLSAAQAAQPRVVQSLKEMVSIESGSANATGLAQMASYTEKRLQALGAKVERLPVTKGPGSLVKATFTGTGKRRVMLIAHLDTVYPDNTLATQPIREEGNRLYGPGIADDKGGIAVILHSLEILKQQGWRDYAQITVLFNPDEEVGSVGSAETIATLAAQHDVVLSCEPTAAKDVVKAEALLLGASGTATATMQVKGRASHAGAAPERGRNALLELAHQLQQTRDAASLVPGSQLNWTQAQAGTVRNQIPESAVAYGDVRTTAAGAAEKLKVALQDKVKSSQLVPDTHTTVTMEEGRPPFVADARGRALARRAQEIYAELDGRTLALAEGTGGATDASYAARSGKPAVVESFGLAGFGYHARDEYIELDSIVPRLYLMTRILQDIGRN from the coding sequence ATGCCGTTGTCCGTTCGCCACGTTGCCGTTGCCGCCGCCCTGACGCTTGCCGGGGCAGGCACCCTGGCCAGTGCCGCGCAGCCCGATGCCGCGCTGCTGTCCGCCGCGCAGGCGGCCCAGCCCAGGGTGGTGCAGTCGCTCAAGGAGATGGTGTCGATCGAGTCCGGCAGCGCCAATGCCACGGGGCTGGCGCAGATGGCCAGCTATACCGAGAAGCGGCTGCAGGCGCTGGGCGCCAAGGTCGAGCGCCTGCCCGTGACCAAGGGCCCCGGCAGCCTGGTCAAGGCCACCTTCACCGGCACCGGCAAGCGCCGCGTCATGCTGATTGCCCACCTGGACACGGTGTACCCCGACAACACGCTGGCGACGCAGCCGATCCGCGAGGAAGGGAACCGGCTCTATGGCCCCGGCATCGCCGACGACAAGGGCGGCATCGCCGTGATCCTGCATTCGCTGGAGATCCTGAAGCAGCAGGGCTGGCGCGACTACGCGCAGATCACGGTGCTGTTCAACCCGGACGAGGAGGTCGGCTCGGTGGGTTCGGCCGAAACCATCGCCACGCTGGCCGCGCAGCATGACGTGGTGCTGTCGTGCGAGCCCACTGCGGCCAAGGACGTGGTCAAGGCCGAGGCGCTGCTGCTGGGCGCCTCCGGCACCGCCACCGCCACCATGCAGGTCAAGGGCCGCGCCTCGCACGCCGGCGCCGCGCCCGAGCGCGGCCGCAATGCGCTGCTCGAACTGGCCCACCAGCTGCAGCAGACGCGCGATGCGGCCAGCCTGGTTCCCGGCTCGCAGCTGAACTGGACCCAGGCCCAGGCCGGCACGGTGCGCAACCAGATCCCGGAGAGCGCCGTAGCCTACGGGGACGTGCGCACCACCGCAGCCGGCGCCGCCGAGAAGCTGAAGGTGGCGCTGCAGGACAAGGTCAAGTCCAGCCAGCTGGTGCCCGACACCCACACCACGGTGACGATGGAAGAGGGCCGCCCGCCGTTCGTGGCCGACGCGCGCGGCCGCGCGCTGGCCAGGCGCGCGCAGGAGATCTATGCCGAACTGGACGGCCGCACGCTGGCGCTGGCCGAAGGCACCGGCGGTGCCACCGACGCCAGCTATGCCGCCCGCTCGGGCAAGCCGGCGGTGGTGGAGAGCTTCGGCCTGGCGGGCTTCGGCTATCACGCGCGCGACGAGTACATCGAGCTGGATTCGATCGTGCCGCGCCTGTACCTGATGACGCGGATCCTGCAGGATATCGGCCGCAACTGA
- a CDS encoding phospholipase D family protein, with the protein MPLPTDAAFVPHRRLRASSLMLCCAALLGGCALPPLDPRPESFALTPAEARATPLGQALAGELARHPGLSGIHPLENAYAAFAARVQLARTAQRTLDVQYYIWRDDLTGTLLLEALHEAADRGVRVRLLLDDNGIAGMDELLAAMDAHPQVEVRIFNPFVIRHPKALNFLTDFRRLNRRMHNKSFTADGVATIIGGRNVGDEYFGATDGVLFADLDVIAVGPAAGDVAQDFDRYWSSASAYPVDRLLPPVSVERLQALVGHARAVERNPAAAAYLAAVRELPDVQRMLDGTLQFQWATTRMVSDNPGKALGEASRSTLVAHQLREILGEPQRELDLVSPYFVPSTGGTAYFSDMAKRGVAVRVLTNALEATDVAAVHSGYAKRRKALLEAGVDLYELRRAAAPRKKEERAGPFGSSGSSLHAKTFAVDGNRVFVGSFNFDPRSAMLNTELGFIIDSPALAGRIESTFASVVPRAAYQVKLDETGQLYWLERRGDEIIRHDTEPNTSWWRRLGIWFLSILPIESML; encoded by the coding sequence ATGCCATTGCCGACAGACGCCGCATTCGTTCCCCACCGCCGCCTGCGCGCCAGTTCGCTGATGCTGTGCTGCGCCGCCCTGCTGGGCGGCTGCGCGCTGCCGCCGCTGGATCCCCGCCCCGAGTCCTTTGCCCTGACCCCGGCCGAAGCCCGGGCCACGCCGCTGGGCCAGGCGCTGGCCGGCGAACTGGCGCGGCATCCGGGGCTGAGCGGCATCCACCCGCTCGAAAACGCCTACGCCGCCTTTGCCGCGCGCGTGCAGCTGGCCCGCACCGCGCAGCGCACGCTGGACGTGCAGTACTACATCTGGCGCGATGACCTGACCGGCACGCTGCTGCTAGAGGCCCTGCATGAAGCCGCCGACCGCGGCGTGCGCGTGCGCCTGCTGCTCGATGACAACGGCATTGCCGGCATGGACGAACTGCTGGCCGCAATGGACGCGCACCCGCAGGTCGAGGTGCGGATCTTCAACCCGTTCGTGATCCGCCACCCCAAGGCGCTCAATTTCCTGACGGATTTCCGGCGCCTGAACCGGCGCATGCACAACAAGTCTTTCACCGCCGACGGCGTGGCCACCATCATCGGGGGGCGCAACGTTGGCGACGAATACTTCGGCGCCACCGACGGCGTGCTCTTTGCCGACCTCGACGTGATTGCGGTCGGCCCCGCGGCCGGCGACGTGGCGCAGGACTTCGACCGCTACTGGTCCAGCGCCTCGGCCTACCCGGTCGACCGGCTGCTGCCGCCGGTCAGCGTGGAACGGCTGCAGGCGCTGGTGGGCCATGCCCGCGCGGTCGAGCGCAACCCGGCCGCGGCAGCCTACCTGGCCGCGGTGCGCGAACTGCCCGACGTGCAGCGCATGCTCGACGGCACGCTGCAATTCCAGTGGGCCACCACGCGCATGGTCAGCGACAACCCCGGCAAGGCGCTGGGCGAGGCCTCGCGCAGCACGCTGGTGGCGCACCAGCTGCGCGAAATCCTGGGCGAGCCGCAACGCGAGCTCGACCTGGTCTCGCCCTACTTCGTGCCCTCGACCGGCGGCACCGCCTATTTCTCCGACATGGCAAAACGCGGCGTCGCGGTACGCGTGCTGACCAATGCGCTGGAAGCGACCGACGTGGCCGCCGTGCACTCGGGCTATGCCAAGCGGCGCAAGGCCTTGCTCGAGGCCGGCGTGGACCTGTACGAACTGCGCCGCGCGGCCGCGCCGCGCAAGAAGGAAGAGCGCGCCGGCCCGTTCGGCAGTTCGGGCTCCAGCCTGCACGCCAAGACCTTCGCGGTCGACGGCAACCGGGTCTTCGTGGGTTCGTTCAATTTCGATCCGCGTTCGGCCATGCTCAACACCGAACTCGGCTTCATCATCGACAGTCCCGCACTGGCGGGCCGGATCGAGTCCACCTTCGCCAGCGTGGTGCCGCGCGCGGCCTACCAGGTCAAGCTGGACGAGACCGGCCAGCTGTACTGGCTGGAACGCCGCGGCGATGAAATCATCCGCCACGACACCGAGCCCAACACCAGCTGGTGGCGTCGGCTCGGCATCTGGTTCCTGTCGATCCTGCCGATCGAGTCGATGCTGTAA
- a CDS encoding isopenicillin N synthase family dioxygenase — translation MTQPDNACGLAELHRESRMGAFGSETRQREIRRIDLSDYARRKPQIAEALWQASVDVGFFQLSNHGIDLASVRNAFAMAERFFALPEAVKAGYPLQKANNAGWESRAQVRPSTGTPDQKESYQITRPHMDGLWPGDDELEGFRDTMLAFEAQCWEVGMKVLSCFADKLGFASDFFTQAHDPRAPDYQSTLRLLHYYAIPPELRAGLGLWRAGAHTDFDCLTLLFQRAGQGGLQVCPGREMAAQAWTPIEPDEDVITCNIGDMLMRWSDDRLPSNFHRVRNPAPGEYMGPRYSLAFFCQANRGAMIEGPGGKYPPISAGDYLRQRVNANFKGY, via the coding sequence ATGACCCAGCCAGACAACGCCTGCGGCCTGGCCGAACTCCACCGCGAATCGCGCATGGGCGCGTTCGGCTCCGAAACCCGCCAGCGCGAAATCCGCCGCATCGACCTGTCCGACTACGCGCGGCGCAAGCCGCAGATTGCCGAAGCACTGTGGCAGGCGTCGGTCGACGTCGGCTTCTTCCAGCTTTCCAACCACGGCATCGACCTCGCCAGCGTGCGCAACGCGTTCGCCATGGCCGAGCGCTTCTTTGCGCTGCCCGAGGCGGTCAAGGCGGGCTACCCGCTGCAGAAGGCCAACAACGCCGGCTGGGAAAGCCGCGCGCAGGTGCGCCCGTCGACCGGCACGCCGGACCAGAAAGAGTCCTACCAGATCACGCGCCCGCATATGGACGGCCTGTGGCCGGGCGACGATGAACTGGAAGGCTTCCGCGACACCATGCTTGCGTTCGAGGCGCAATGCTGGGAGGTCGGGATGAAGGTGCTGTCATGCTTCGCCGACAAGCTGGGTTTTGCCAGCGACTTCTTCACGCAAGCGCACGACCCGCGCGCGCCGGACTACCAGAGCACGCTGCGGCTGCTGCACTACTACGCGATCCCGCCCGAGCTGCGCGCCGGGCTGGGCCTGTGGCGCGCCGGCGCGCATACGGATTTTGACTGCCTGACGCTGCTGTTCCAGCGCGCTGGCCAGGGCGGCCTGCAGGTCTGCCCGGGCCGGGAGATGGCGGCGCAGGCGTGGACCCCGATCGAACCCGACGAAGACGTCATCACCTGCAATATCGGCGACATGCTGATGCGCTGGAGCGACGACCGGCTGCCGTCGAACTTCCATCGCGTACGCAATCCCGCGCCGGGCGAATACATGGGACCGCGCTACAGCCTGGCATTCTTCTGCCAGGCCAACCGCGGCGCGATGATCGAAGGGCCGGGCGGCAAGTATCCGCCGATCAGCGCAGGGGATTACCTGCGGCAGCGGGTGAATGCGAATTTCAAGGGGTATTGA
- a CDS encoding superoxide dismutase family protein, with the protein MKQVLTPLAACIAATIALAGCAGSGMPSSSAAKPSATGAASGARASATLQPKSGSNTAGTVTFQQQPGGVMMTAAITGLPPNSVHGFHVHEKGDCSAPDAMSAGGHFNPAGKPHGQMTMPDHHAGDMNNVTADASGNVRVSMLLPSLSVGTGANSVIGRAVVVHKDPDDYKTQPTGNAGGRIACGVVAAS; encoded by the coding sequence ATGAAACAAGTGCTTACCCCATTGGCGGCGTGCATCGCCGCAACCATTGCACTGGCCGGATGCGCCGGCTCCGGCATGCCTTCGTCGTCGGCGGCCAAGCCGTCCGCTACCGGTGCCGCCAGCGGTGCCCGGGCGTCGGCCACGCTGCAGCCCAAGAGCGGTTCCAACACCGCGGGCACCGTCACCTTCCAGCAGCAGCCCGGCGGCGTGATGATGACCGCCGCAATCACCGGGCTGCCGCCCAATTCGGTCCACGGCTTCCACGTCCACGAGAAAGGCGACTGTTCCGCGCCTGACGCGATGAGCGCGGGCGGCCATTTCAACCCGGCCGGCAAGCCCCACGGGCAGATGACCATGCCGGACCACCATGCCGGCGACATGAACAACGTCACCGCCGATGCCAGCGGCAACGTGCGCGTCAGCATGCTGCTGCCATCGCTGTCGGTGGGCACCGGCGCCAACAGCGTGATCGGCCGCGCGGTGGTGGTGCACAAGGATCCGGACGACTACAAGACGCAGCCCACGGGCAATGCCGGCGGGCGCATTGCGTGCGGGGTGGTGGCGGCTTCGTAA